Proteins from a single region of Synergistaceae bacterium:
- a CDS encoding DUF364 domain-containing protein: MRTITEDLIECGLSAFEGQRVEDVRIGLGYSAVKLNDERAGAACVLRHRLGIAGCSLLPKAGSLTGRAAEELLPLLGSKNVVETALALATLNALTSYEDADADSPNDDLVELLGIVSTDSVGMVGDISPVMRLIEPHAGKCTVFDEGKVGREGIADTSLEEVELPKCDVVILSATTLLNGTFEDVLAMSSNAREICVMGPSTPLLPEPFAKRGVTVLSGRRFTDPEGLLRIVSEAGGTKSFGRVSLKVNLRIK; encoded by the coding sequence CGGAGGATCTTATCGAGTGCGGCCTTTCCGCCTTCGAGGGACAGAGGGTGGAGGATGTTCGGATAGGTTTGGGGTATTCTGCTGTGAAACTGAATGACGAACGGGCAGGCGCGGCCTGTGTTCTTCGCCACCGGCTCGGCATCGCAGGCTGTTCGCTTCTGCCGAAGGCGGGATCCTTGACCGGAAGGGCGGCGGAAGAGCTTTTACCACTGCTGGGCTCGAAAAACGTCGTGGAGACCGCGCTGGCACTGGCAACGCTGAACGCCCTGACAAGCTACGAGGACGCCGATGCGGACTCCCCGAACGACGACCTTGTGGAGCTTCTGGGCATTGTCTCTACCGACAGTGTTGGTATGGTCGGGGACATCTCCCCCGTGATGCGCCTGATAGAGCCGCACGCGGGTAAATGCACCGTCTTCGACGAGGGGAAGGTCGGGCGGGAGGGGATCGCCGATACATCGCTGGAGGAAGTGGAGCTGCCCAAGTGCGATGTGGTGATCCTGTCGGCGACCACCCTGTTGAACGGTACGTTCGAGGATGTCCTGGCGATGTCCTCGAATGCAAGGGAGATCTGCGTAATGGGACCCTCGACGCCCTTGCTGCCGGAGCCGTTCGCCAAGCGCGGGGTCACCGTCCTGTCCGGAAGGCGCTTCACGGACCCGGAGGGGCTGCTTAGGATCGTAAGCGAGGCGGGGGGGACGAAGTCCTTCGGACGGGTGAGCCTGAAGGTGAACCTGCGGATAAAGTAA